The Oikeobacillus pervagus genome includes a region encoding these proteins:
- a CDS encoding FMN-binding glutamate synthase family protein has protein sequence MEIANLFIIIGFVFVAVLLIVIAVLVIYLFIFDRNQYRHAILRNFPVLGRFRYFFEKIGPEMRQYWFNSDTEGKPFSRDDYEHIVKSAKYVRDVVGFGSKRDFEEEGFFVRNDMFPKLSEEIKMDQNENISTKRYILIKDPLFTQREEKWEEEHTSAYLLHDDDAVVIGPNTKYPFVLKGLIGMSAMSYGALGKNAITALSKGLGLAKGTWMNTGEGGLSSYHLEGGVDIIMQIGPAMFGVRDENGEMDWDELKRKSEIPQIKAFEIKLAQGAKTRGGHIDAEKVNPEIAEIRKVEAYKSIDSPNRFRQFSNIPSMCDFIEKIRNHTGIPVGMKIVVGGNDSVEELAKYMKATGKGPDFITVDGGEGGTGASYQELTDSVGLPIKSALPIVVSTLEKYGVRDRVKIIASGKLFTPDRIAIALAMGADLVNIARGFMITVGCIQTLKCHSNACPVGVATTDPDLQKALVIEEKKYRVVNYLVTLRKGLYRITAAAGLDSPVHFQPKHVMYKDDKGIVTPLEEILKSIQTHIASS, from the coding sequence ATGGAAATAGCCAATTTATTCATCATTATTGGATTTGTGTTTGTTGCCGTTTTACTTATCGTTATTGCTGTTTTGGTGATCTACTTATTTATATTTGACCGCAATCAATATCGACATGCGATCTTGAGGAACTTTCCTGTTCTTGGGAGATTTCGTTATTTTTTTGAAAAAATTGGTCCTGAAATGAGACAGTATTGGTTTAACAGTGATACAGAAGGAAAGCCCTTTTCAAGGGATGATTATGAACATATTGTAAAAAGCGCTAAATATGTCCGCGATGTCGTTGGCTTTGGTTCTAAGCGTGATTTTGAAGAGGAAGGTTTCTTTGTTCGAAATGATATGTTTCCAAAGTTATCAGAAGAGATAAAAATGGATCAAAACGAAAATATTTCGACAAAAAGATATATATTAATTAAAGACCCATTATTTACACAAAGGGAAGAAAAATGGGAGGAAGAACATACCTCTGCCTATTTATTACATGATGATGATGCTGTTGTGATCGGCCCTAACACAAAATACCCTTTCGTTCTAAAAGGATTAATCGGAATGTCTGCTATGAGCTATGGGGCATTAGGAAAAAACGCCATTACCGCATTATCGAAAGGTTTAGGGCTTGCGAAAGGAACATGGATGAATACGGGCGAAGGGGGACTATCTTCCTATCATTTAGAAGGTGGAGTAGATATCATCATGCAGATCGGTCCAGCAATGTTTGGAGTGCGCGATGAAAATGGGGAAATGGATTGGGATGAATTAAAGAGAAAAAGTGAAATTCCACAAATAAAGGCTTTCGAAATCAAGCTTGCACAAGGGGCTAAAACCCGTGGAGGACATATCGATGCAGAAAAGGTGAATCCAGAAATCGCTGAGATTCGGAAAGTAGAAGCGTACAAATCGATCGACAGTCCCAACCGTTTTCGTCAATTTAGTAATATTCCTTCCATGTGCGATTTCATTGAAAAAATTCGTAATCACACCGGAATACCAGTTGGAATGAAGATTGTCGTTGGTGGAAATGATAGCGTCGAGGAATTGGCAAAATATATGAAAGCAACTGGGAAAGGACCTGACTTTATTACAGTTGATGGTGGTGAAGGTGGTACGGGGGCATCCTATCAAGAATTAACGGATAGTGTAGGTCTTCCTATTAAATCCGCTCTCCCAATAGTCGTCTCAACCCTTGAGAAATATGGGGTACGTGATCGGGTAAAAATCATTGCCTCCGGGAAGTTATTTACCCCCGATCGCATTGCCATTGCTTTAGCTATGGGTGCCGACTTAGTCAATATTGCTCGTGGATTTATGATTACGGTAGGCTGTATACAAACATTGAAATGTCATTCAAACGCTTGCCCTGTTGGAGTGGCCACAACAGACCCAGATTTACAAAAAGCTCTAGTTATTGAAGAAAAAAAATACCGGGTTGTTAATTATCTCGTGACCCTTCGAAAAGGTTTATATAGAATCACAGCTGCTGCAGGTTTAGATTCACCAGTACATTTCCAACCAAAGCATGTCATGTATAAGGACGATAAAGGAATTGTTACTCCCTTAGAAGAGATTTTAAAGTCTATCCAAACACATATCGCTTCAAGTTGA
- a CDS encoding NAD(P)/FAD-dependent oxidoreductase, with the protein MSKHIVILGAGYGGLLSALTVRKYLSKDEAQVTVVNQFPTHQIITELHRLAGGTISEQAVSMPLEKLFRGKDVDLKIAKVESFSVDKKQIKISDGSTLTYDALVVGLGSKTAYFGIPGLEENSMVLKSVNDANKIYNHIEDRIREYSKTKNEADATILIGGGGLTGVELVGEIIDNMPKVAKGYGVDPKELKIKLVEAGPKILPVLPDHLIERAQQSLEARGVEFLTSLPVTNVNGNEIDLKDGTKIVANTFVWTGGVQGIPLVGESGLAVDRGRATVNEYLQSTSHEDVFVVGDAAVAFPPEGGRPYAPTAQNAWQMGELVGYNLFAYLEGKAMDKFAPVNSGTLASLGRKDAVATVGANAISLKGVPASLMKEASNIRYLSHIKALFALAY; encoded by the coding sequence ATGTCAAAACATATTGTCATCTTAGGTGCAGGTTATGGCGGACTATTATCTGCTTTAACTGTTCGTAAATATTTAAGCAAGGATGAGGCACAAGTCACTGTTGTCAATCAGTTCCCTACACATCAAATCATTACAGAATTGCATCGCTTAGCAGGGGGGACAATTTCTGAACAAGCTGTATCAATGCCTTTAGAAAAACTTTTCAGAGGAAAAGATGTAGATCTAAAGATTGCAAAAGTAGAATCTTTTTCTGTCGATAAAAAGCAAATTAAAATTTCTGATGGTTCTACATTAACGTATGATGCCTTAGTAGTTGGATTAGGAAGTAAAACAGCATACTTTGGTATTCCAGGACTTGAAGAAAATAGTATGGTCTTAAAATCAGTAAATGATGCCAACAAAATTTATAATCATATCGAAGATCGTATTCGTGAATACTCTAAAACAAAAAATGAAGCAGATGCAACTATTTTAATCGGCGGTGGTGGATTAACTGGCGTTGAGCTAGTTGGTGAAATCATTGATAATATGCCAAAAGTTGCAAAAGGATACGGGGTAGATCCAAAAGAATTGAAAATTAAGTTAGTAGAAGCTGGTCCGAAAATCCTTCCAGTCCTGCCTGACCATCTGATTGAACGAGCTCAACAAAGCTTAGAAGCTCGTGGTGTTGAATTCTTAACAAGTCTTCCTGTAACGAATGTAAACGGTAACGAGATTGACTTAAAAGATGGTACAAAAATTGTAGCGAATACATTCGTTTGGACAGGTGGAGTGCAAGGTATTCCACTAGTTGGCGAATCTGGTCTTGCCGTTGATCGTGGCCGTGCTACTGTAAACGAATATTTACAATCCACTTCACATGAAGATGTATTTGTGGTAGGTGACGCTGCGGTTGCATTCCCTCCTGAAGGTGGACGCCCATATGCACCAACTGCCCAAAATGCATGGCAAATGGGTGAGCTTGTCGGATACAATTTATTCGCTTATTTAGAAGGGAAAGCAATGGACAAGTTTGCACCAGTGAATTCCGGTACACTTGCTAGCCTTGGCCGTAAAGATGCTGTTGCAACAGTTGGAGCCAATGCGATTTCCCTTAAAGGAGTACCAGCATCCTTAATGAAAGAAGCAAGTAATATTCGTTATCTTTCACATATTAAAGCATTGTTCGCACTAGCTTATTAA
- a CDS encoding DUF1641 domain-containing protein: MAETTTQTKTEVIEASSSQEQLDVLDHLLKPEVQESLTVLVEQLPKLTELVSILTKTYDLAQSVATDEILKNDTVGAIQEIVEPVKGSVKNIARTAIEAKDRAEESNEVIGLFSLLKMIKDPQAQKLFRFLSAYLQIAGEGNQQK, encoded by the coding sequence ATGGCAGAAACAACCACACAAACAAAAACTGAAGTAATCGAAGCCTCCTCTAGTCAAGAACAATTGGATGTACTTGATCATCTTTTGAAACCAGAGGTTCAAGAATCATTAACTGTTTTAGTAGAGCAACTTCCAAAGTTGACTGAGCTTGTAAGTATTTTAACTAAGACTTATGACCTTGCTCAATCCGTCGCTACTGATGAAATTTTAAAGAATGATACTGTAGGTGCGATTCAAGAAATTGTAGAACCTGTCAAAGGATCGGTAAAAAATATTGCAAGAACGGCAATTGAAGCTAAAGACCGTGCAGAGGAAAGTAATGAAGTAATCGGTCTCTTTAGTTTGTTAAAAATGATCAAAGATCCTCAGGCACAGAAACTGTTCCGTTTCTTGAGCGCTTATCTTCAAATCGCTGGAGAAGGAAATCAACAGAAATAA
- the psiE gene encoding phosphate-starvation-inducible protein PsiE, with protein MKKGYNTFLQLLPKALQVLLNLSLVFLAISLSFLLLKEVFVFSHIFLDNETVNHQFYLERILIFFLYFEFIAMIVKYFKEEYHFPLRYFLYIGITAMVRLIIVEHDDAINTMFNSMVILILIIGYFIMNLTPRDRPESRWFFRKQ; from the coding sequence ATGAAAAAAGGATATAATACGTTTTTGCAATTATTACCGAAAGCATTGCAAGTATTACTGAATTTGTCGCTCGTCTTTCTAGCGATTAGTCTATCATTTCTGCTTCTGAAAGAAGTATTCGTTTTTAGCCATATATTCTTAGATAACGAAACCGTGAATCATCAGTTTTATTTAGAAAGAATCCTTATTTTCTTTTTATATTTTGAGTTTATTGCGATGATCGTAAAGTATTTTAAAGAGGAGTACCATTTTCCTCTACGCTATTTCTTATATATTGGAATTACCGCAATGGTGCGGCTAATTATTGTTGAACATGATGACGCAATCAATACGATGTTCAACTCAATGGTTATATTAATTTTGATCATCGGGTATTTCATAATGAATCTAACGCCCCGCGATCGGCCTGAAAGTAGATGGTTTTTTAGAAAACAATAA
- the cydS gene encoding cytochrome bd oxidase small subunit CydS has protein sequence MNDFLIFYAPIIVVILAVIFAFWWAAKKHPDY, from the coding sequence ATGAATGATTTTCTTATTTTTTACGCACCGATCATTGTGGTAATTTTAGCCGTCATTTTCGCTTTTTGGTGGGCTGCCAAAAAGCATCCAGATTATTAA
- a CDS encoding cytochrome d ubiquinol oxidase subunit II, with amino-acid sequence MTLELIGIAVLWLFLFGYIIIGSIDFGAGFFNAYGTLTGKQHILTKIIQRYLSPVWEVTNVFLVFFFVGIVGFFPKTAYYYGTTLLVPVSIAIILLAIRGSYYAFTTYGGLKHKRYTYFYGLTGLFIPASLSIVLTISEGGFVMIENAELSLDYWALFTSPLTWSIVVLSLAAVLYISAVFLTWYADQAKDRPATELLRKYSLFWAGPLIITAAGIIFELKRHNPEHYERLLDIWWLFGLTVVLFIGTVYFVWKKKSYTIAFSLLVAQFFLAFFGYGFSHYPYLMYPYLTIYDGFTNTAMAISLIIAFIAGLMLLIPSIYLLIKLFFNKEYVQGKRNDHA; translated from the coding sequence ATGACATTAGAATTAATTGGGATCGCCGTATTATGGCTTTTTCTGTTCGGGTATATTATCATCGGTTCGATTGATTTTGGGGCAGGTTTTTTTAATGCCTATGGAACATTGACAGGGAAACAACATATTTTGACGAAGATCATCCAACGTTATTTATCCCCAGTTTGGGAAGTGACGAATGTGTTTTTAGTTTTTTTCTTTGTAGGGATTGTTGGATTTTTTCCGAAAACGGCTTACTATTACGGAACCACATTGTTAGTACCTGTTAGCATTGCGATTATTTTACTAGCGATTCGGGGATCATATTATGCATTTACGACTTATGGTGGTCTTAAGCATAAAAGATACACTTATTTTTACGGACTTACAGGGCTGTTTATTCCAGCCTCCCTTTCCATTGTTTTAACGATCTCTGAGGGGGGATTTGTCATGATAGAAAATGCTGAACTTTCACTTGATTATTGGGCCTTGTTTACGAGTCCGCTAACATGGAGCATTGTGGTATTAAGTTTGGCCGCTGTTTTATACATATCTGCTGTATTTTTAACTTGGTACGCAGATCAAGCAAAAGATCGCCCAGCAACAGAGTTATTAAGGAAGTATTCACTTTTTTGGGCGGGGCCATTAATCATAACGGCGGCTGGGATTATCTTTGAATTGAAAAGACATAATCCTGAGCATTATGAACGCTTATTGGACATTTGGTGGTTATTCGGTTTGACCGTCGTATTATTTATTGGGACAGTTTATTTTGTCTGGAAAAAGAAATCCTATACAATCGCCTTTTCCTTATTAGTCGCCCAATTTTTTCTCGCTTTTTTTGGTTATGGATTTTCGCATTATCCTTATTTAATGTATCCATACCTTACGATTTATGACGGGTTCACCAATACAGCCATGGCTATTTCATTAATTATTGCTTTCATTGCTGGACTGATGTTACTGATTCCGTCCATCTATCTACTGATCAAATTATTCTTTAATAAAGAATACGTACAGGGGAAAAGGAATGACCATGCATAA
- a CDS encoding cytochrome ubiquinol oxidase subunit I yields MGNSESVFFSRLLTELTLSFHIIYATIGVGVPLMIMIAQWVGIENKDEHYILLARRWTRGFVITVAVGVVTGTAIGLQLSLLWPHFMQLAGNIIALPLFMETFAFFFEAIFLGIYLYTWDRFENQKKHLLLLIPVALGASFSAIFITIVNSFMNAPKGFDIMNGEIVNINPVAAMFNPAMPSKIAHVLSTSYMTAAFVLASIGAFRLLKGSDHAYHKKALIFTMKLGLIFSFTSAVIGDFAGKYLAEYQPEKLAAAEWHFETEEGAPLKMFGTLQDGEVKKAVTIPYALSILAHSNPNAEVIGLNEFPEDEIPPLYIHYLFDTMVVIGMALLILSLVYLIGARQKWRFVSAKWFRWLIVFGGPLAIIAIEAGWWLNEVGRQPWILRGIMRTADSATTSGQVDTMLWLFAGLYTILGIGSVVVLSRMFRNNSVEQELKDRASKEGG; encoded by the coding sequence ATGGGAAATAGTGAATCGGTCTTTTTTAGCCGTCTTTTAACGGAGTTGACCTTATCTTTTCATATCATTTACGCAACCATTGGGGTGGGGGTTCCGCTTATGATTATGATTGCCCAATGGGTTGGAATTGAGAATAAGGATGAACACTATATTTTATTAGCAAGAAGATGGACTAGAGGGTTTGTCATTACTGTGGCGGTAGGAGTCGTAACGGGGACGGCGATTGGCCTTCAGCTAAGTCTTCTTTGGCCACATTTTATGCAATTAGCAGGAAATATCATTGCTTTGCCGTTATTTATGGAGACATTTGCTTTTTTCTTTGAAGCCATTTTCTTAGGGATTTATTTATATACATGGGATCGGTTTGAAAATCAAAAAAAACATTTACTTCTACTTATCCCTGTTGCTTTAGGGGCGTCTTTTTCTGCAATCTTTATTACAATTGTCAACTCTTTCATGAATGCTCCGAAAGGATTTGACATCATGAACGGGGAAATCGTCAATATTAATCCGGTTGCGGCCATGTTTAATCCCGCAATGCCAAGTAAAATTGCTCATGTTTTATCGACATCCTATATGACGGCTGCATTTGTTTTAGCTTCGATTGGTGCGTTTCGTTTACTGAAAGGGTCTGATCATGCATATCACAAAAAAGCACTTATATTTACAATGAAACTCGGTCTAATCTTCTCCTTTACTTCCGCTGTGATCGGGGATTTTGCAGGGAAGTACTTAGCGGAGTATCAACCGGAAAAATTAGCTGCAGCTGAGTGGCATTTTGAAACGGAAGAAGGGGCTCCGTTAAAAATGTTTGGTACCTTACAGGATGGTGAAGTAAAAAAGGCTGTGACGATCCCATATGCCCTGAGTATTCTAGCTCATAGTAATCCGAATGCCGAAGTAATCGGGCTAAATGAATTCCCAGAAGATGAAATTCCACCTCTGTATATTCATTATTTATTCGATACAATGGTCGTCATTGGAATGGCGCTATTAATCTTATCTCTTGTTTATTTAATAGGAGCTAGACAAAAATGGCGATTTGTTTCAGCAAAGTGGTTTCGCTGGCTCATTGTATTTGGAGGGCCTCTAGCCATTATTGCGATTGAGGCGGGATGGTGGTTAAACGAAGTTGGGCGGCAACCTTGGATTTTAAGAGGAATAATGCGTACAGCTGATTCAGCCACGACTAGCGGTCAAGTCGATACGATGCTGTGGTTGTTTGCTGGATTATATACTATTTTAGGAATTGGAAGTGTTGTGGTCCTTTCCCGCATGTTCCGAAATAATTCAGTAGAGCAAGAATTAAAAGATCGAGCATCTAAAGAAGGCGGGTGA
- a CDS encoding aldehyde dehydrogenase family protein, translated as MGLITKGLEVVSQNYIAGEWRSIQGEGQAVFNPSNTLEKIGEMYLSTAEDVLEAVAAAHAGFMIWKKKSGSEKSSYLYKMADALEQESEEVATLASKEMGKPIGEMLGEVMRGVNLLRFYAAEGVRPTGEVIPSTDADVLQYTKRVPLGVVGIITPWNFPVAIPIWKIAPALICGNSVVWKPAEHGVLTATFLMKVFEKANLPKGVLNLVIGKGSVVGQTLLEEAEIHAISFTGSTATGKNVASACAKRNIKYQTEMGGKNAAIVLNDANLEKTVPIILSGAFRSAGQKCTATSRIIVEKGIYPKFIAAVQEAMSAITVQEALNNQAYLGPVASKAQFDTVSEYTQLARKEGEIIAEGPLKTNQKGYYIQPLVVGGVSAKHRLVQEEIFGPVATVLQVDDVEEAIELCNDSLYGLSASIFTNNINKAMQFIDNVEVGMVRVNQETSGVEYQAPFGGMKWSSSHTREQGQAALDFYSQVKTCAIKHQF; from the coding sequence ATGGGATTGATTACAAAAGGATTAGAAGTGGTTTCACAAAACTATATTGCTGGTGAATGGCGGTCGATTCAAGGGGAGGGTCAAGCTGTTTTTAATCCTTCTAATACATTGGAGAAAATCGGGGAAATGTACTTGTCCACAGCAGAAGATGTATTAGAGGCTGTTGCAGCAGCACATGCTGGATTTATGATCTGGAAGAAAAAATCAGGTAGTGAAAAGTCTAGCTATTTATATAAAATGGCTGATGCATTGGAACAAGAATCTGAAGAAGTAGCGACATTAGCGAGCAAGGAAATGGGGAAACCGATTGGCGAGATGCTTGGGGAAGTGATGCGGGGGGTAAATTTACTGCGATTTTATGCAGCTGAAGGTGTGCGTCCAACTGGTGAAGTGATTCCATCGACTGATGCTGATGTTCTTCAATATACCAAACGTGTTCCTTTAGGTGTTGTAGGAATCATTACTCCATGGAATTTTCCTGTAGCCATCCCGATTTGGAAAATTGCTCCTGCCTTGATTTGTGGAAACTCAGTCGTGTGGAAACCTGCAGAGCATGGAGTGTTAACGGCTACATTCCTCATGAAGGTATTCGAAAAAGCCAATCTTCCTAAAGGTGTGTTAAACCTTGTCATTGGGAAAGGTAGTGTGGTCGGCCAAACTTTATTAGAAGAAGCAGAAATTCATGCGATTAGTTTTACAGGTTCAACAGCTACAGGAAAAAATGTAGCATCTGCTTGCGCCAAAAGAAATATAAAATATCAAACAGAAATGGGCGGAAAGAACGCTGCGATCGTGTTAAATGATGCAAATTTAGAAAAAACGGTCCCCATAATTTTAAGTGGGGCCTTCCGATCTGCTGGACAAAAATGTACAGCCACAAGTCGGATCATTGTTGAAAAAGGGATATACCCCAAATTTATTGCTGCAGTCCAAGAGGCGATGAGTGCGATTACAGTTCAGGAAGCATTAAATAATCAAGCATACTTAGGACCTGTTGCTTCAAAAGCACAGTTTGATACAGTCTCAGAATACACCCAGTTAGCACGAAAAGAAGGAGAAATTATTGCTGAAGGTCCGCTGAAAACGAATCAAAAAGGATATTATATTCAGCCGCTCGTTGTAGGGGGGGTGTCAGCCAAGCATCGATTAGTTCAGGAAGAAATTTTTGGACCAGTGGCGACTGTGCTTCAAGTCGATGATGTAGAAGAAGCGATCGAGCTTTGCAATGACTCTTTATACGGATTGAGCGCTTCAATTTTTACAAACAATATTAATAAGGCAATGCAGTTTATCGATAATGTAGAAGTAGGAATGGTCCGAGTTAACCAAGAAACTTCGGGGGTGGAGTATCAGGCGCCTTTCGGTGGAATGAAATGGTCTAGCTCTCATACAAGGGAACAAGGACAAGCGGCATTAGATTTTTATTCACAAGTTAAAACATGTGCTATTAAGCACCAATTTTAA
- the glaH gene encoding glutarate dioxygenase GlaH, with product MYMSTEVMQENSLLKKTNSYEVKEHPQSKRLYHIDIERGVIKAFLDRAKEEGMTVQHLEYTPYARRIASDYLLELTGNDFQHTLRDIIHDRETGGFTTGLRDVTLEKDDYVIFATALTHLVGTPNFDAMTGKYYARFTVNHTDSSDSYLRQAYRLFTLHTDGTFVDEPTDWLLMMKMTEENAIGGESRLLHLDDWEELKKFSSHPLATHKFTYRAPKSKNVDQEVQRATFFNEQNKPCICYIDQFVYPDTIEEAKYLKELSDSMENDKSLIELKLPVGDLVMLNNLFWLHGRAAFEVDPKLNRELMRQRGRFAEI from the coding sequence ATCTATATGAGTACAGAAGTAATGCAGGAAAATAGTTTATTAAAGAAGACAAATAGTTATGAAGTAAAGGAGCATCCACAAAGTAAGCGTCTTTACCATATTGATATTGAGCGTGGAGTGATCAAAGCCTTTCTAGATCGAGCAAAGGAAGAGGGAATGACTGTCCAACATTTAGAATATACCCCGTATGCAAGAAGAATTGCATCAGATTATTTATTAGAGTTAACAGGGAATGATTTTCAACATACATTAAGGGACATTATTCATGATCGTGAAACAGGAGGCTTTACAACGGGATTACGTGATGTCACTTTGGAGAAGGATGACTATGTCATTTTTGCTACAGCCTTAACCCATCTTGTTGGTACTCCAAATTTTGATGCGATGACAGGAAAATACTATGCGAGGTTTACGGTGAATCATACGGATTCGAGTGACTCATACTTACGTCAAGCATATCGACTATTTACACTTCACACGGACGGAACATTTGTCGATGAACCAACTGATTGGTTATTAATGATGAAAATGACAGAGGAAAATGCCATCGGTGGAGAATCTCGCTTACTTCATTTAGATGATTGGGAGGAATTGAAGAAGTTCTCCTCTCATCCACTTGCTACACATAAGTTTACGTATAGAGCTCCAAAAAGTAAGAATGTAGATCAAGAGGTTCAACGTGCCACATTCTTTAATGAACAGAACAAGCCATGTATTTGTTATATCGATCAATTTGTATACCCAGATACAATAGAAGAGGCAAAATATTTGAAGGAACTATCTGATTCTATGGAAAACGATAAAAGTTTAATTGAATTGAAATTACCAGTCGGCGATTTAGTGATGCTCAATAACTTGTTTTGGCTCCATGGTCGGGCTGCTTTTGAAGTAGATCCGAAGTTGAATCGTGAATTAATGCGACAACGAGGAAGATTTGCAGAAATATAG